DNA sequence from the Geminocystis sp. M7585_C2015_104 genome:
TACCACTTAAAGTGCTGATAAGCAGTACGAGATATTTCTTGAATAAAACTTCTGCCGGCAGGGTCATTGTGGGGGCGTTTCACTAAAACGGCGGCTATATAACGTTTACCCGTGGGCATATCTACAATGCCGGCATCCCCCAACATCACACCAATATCCCCAGTCTTGTGGGCAATGGTGGCTGAGGGTTCAATACCCTGGGGGAGAAGAGTTCTAGTTTTTGTCTGTCGCATTATTTCCAAAAGACGATCCCGTGAGCGTAATGAGATTAAGTCCCCCTGATTGACCTTCCCTAAGAGGATAGCCAAATCCCTGGCACTAGTGGTATTAGTCCCCTCCAAATCCGGCAACAGATTGCGGATTATTGTATGTTCCAATCCCCACTCCCGAAAACGTTTATTTAGCCTTTCTATGCCTCCCAATCTCTCAATCAACATGTTGGTAGCCGTATTGTCACTGCTGATAATCATCTCGGTGGCGGTGTAGAGGGCGGTATACTGTGTGCCCACTTTTTGGTATTGCATATTACCAGAGCCCCCGGCTTTGTTCTTCTCCGTCATGGTGAGCTTCTCATCCAGACGTATTAAACCCGCATCCACATCCTGGAAAAAGGCCACCAGTATGGGCACTTTGATAGTACTTGCCGCTGGCCATCTTGTATTTCCATTGTAATTAATGTAGCTACCAGTATCCAGGTCCACAAAAAAGGCACTCAGTTGCAATTTAGAATACTTGTCGGCCACCGTTTTGAATTTAGCCCGTAGGGCCGTCAACTCCCTGGTAAATTTCAACAAATCCGGCTTGCGGGTTTCTGGGATATAGGCCATGGGTTTTGGAGGATTTGGAGATTGAGATTGACCCGTGGGCGGATTAGGATTGGTGGCAACTGGTTTTTCCTGTGGTTTCTTCTCTGCTGCCCCCGGAGGTATCCTTTCTACAAAGGGCAAGTCTATTTTTGGGAAAACGGGTTTGGTTAAGTCCAAATTGGCCAATAGGGTGCCAAAAATAGTGCCCATCCCCACCCCCACAATGGTCAACCGGAACACGTTATTGACTACAATAGTCATCCAGTTTTGCGACTGACTAGCATTTGCATTATATTCCGGTACTTCTTGTGGCTTGCTTGTAGCTATTCTATATTTCGCGGTAACCCTTTTCTTCTGGTATTTGTTCTCCCCGTGAGTTTTAGATACTCCCCTAGACAAGGTTTTTCTCCTTTGTTTCAACAATGGTCAGTTTACAGTATAATTGATGGTTTTTGGAAAAACTAATCCCAACCCCTTGTCAATCCGGTTGGATATAGGTTATGATCAGTAAGTGGAAAAGCACGGGGCTGTAACGGTTTCGACAGGCTAGCGAAAGCCGAACCGTGATGCAGGCCGAGAGTGGGTCTTCTCTCGTAAAAAAAAGGCTCAAAAAAAGTAAGTGCGAACAACATCGTTCCTTTTGCTCGTAAAGCAGCTGCTGTAGCTGCCTAAGGCCTAGAGAAAGGCTCGAGCGCTCATAGTGCGACCCCGTTAAGCACTATGGGCAAACCCCAACGGGTGCTCCCTAAGATGGTGTCTGGTCTGTCTTAGGGCTAAGATAAAACCAGAAGTCCCCACTGTCAGGGATAAATGACAGTTCCCGCCCCGAGGGTAAGAGGGGCTAAGCCTGTGAGGGAGCGGGAGGTGAATAGCTAGTCTGGACAGCAGTTCGACTCTGCTCAGCTCCATAACGGACGAGGGAGGGGGATGACGGAAGACTTTGACACCTCGATGATGAAAAGGTGTATAGAGTTGGCCAAAAGGGCTTTGGGAAGGACGTCCCCCAACCCCATGGTGGGTGCGGTGGTGGT
Encoded proteins:
- a CDS encoding serine hydrolase, with product MTIVVNNVFRLTIVGVGMGTIFGTLLANLDLTKPVFPKIDLPFVERIPPGAAEKKPQEKPVATNPNPPTGQSQSPNPPKPMAYIPETRKPDLLKFTRELTALRAKFKTVADKYSKLQLSAFFVDLDTGSYINYNGNTRWPAASTIKVPILVAFFQDVDAGLIRLDEKLTMTEKNKAGGSGNMQYQKVGTQYTALYTATEMIISSDNTATNMLIERLGGIERLNKRFREWGLEHTIIRNLLPDLEGTNTTSARDLAILLGKVNQGDLISLRSRDRLLEIMRQTKTRTLLPQGIEPSATIAHKTGDIGVMLGDAGIVDMPTGKRYIAAVLVKRPHNDPAGRSFIQEISRTAYQHFKWYQKAPVSFPATDNRLATDDKNKDDIPFNPGNHNNRITD